TACTTCCTGGGCCTCACGCTGGTGGTAAGCGGCTGATACCTCTACAAAGGCTTTCAGGCTGCGGTTACCTCGGGCGCTGTTGCAGCTCAGGCAAGCGGTAATTAGGTTTTTGTGGTCGGAAATAGCCCCACCCTTGCTGTAAGGCTTCAAGTGGTCGAGCGTCAGCGTTACGCCCGCCTCAATGCCTTTGCCACAGTAGGCGCAGCAAAACCCATCGCGGAGGTAGATTGCTAGGCGCTTCTTGGGGGTAATCCAATTCTGGCCTTGGGTACGCTTGGGGCGGTCGGTGGTAGCGGCGGCAGTAGGGGCTGGGCACATGGTCGGCGGCGTTCAGAGGTGAGGGAGGTTGCTTGCGTTGTATAATAGTTTAACGGCTGGGCACCCCTTAGCGTTGTCAAAAGACAACAAAAAACACTCTCAATTTGCTGCAAATCAACTTTTACTCCCCTACTGCCCCGCTTCCCGGCCGGCTAGTCTTCCTCGTTCTCAGGAACAGCCTCAACGGCTTTTTCACACGTGGGGCACCACGCCAACCCCTCGGGAATATCCAGCGGCTCGTCACTTTGACTTTCAACGACCTGGGCCGCCTGGGCGGCTTCTGCCAGAAAGGCTTCGCCCCCACAAACCGGACAGCTTCCTACAACTGGGTTATCTATTTCGTCATAGATAAAGTACACCTTCTCTGCTGTTGTCTGTGACATGAAAATAGGGTTTATTGTTGCTTATTATACGCAAAATAGCTTAACATGATACTACCAACAGCGATTCTTTGGACTGCCTCCCGCATTTCCCCCGACTGCCACATTGGTTTAATTACCCACCCTGACAGTACCGGCGAAATTTGCGTGAGGGATAGAAGGGGTTTAGTGCGTAGCACCGAAGCGAACAGCGTAGCCCCGCATAGCCCGGCCCACGGGGACACGCCCAGCCAGCAGCAAGTATTTCGCGAAGCATTCTGCCATTCACGGTAAAGCCGGTAAATTTGAGTCTACACCCTGTTGTCCTCACATGAAAGATTCTGTCCTCACCTTCTCAATTGCTCTCGACGAAAACAAAATGCCTGAAACCATCAGCTGGCGCTCCAGCGACGGTAAAGCCCCGGAGCAGGGCATACAGCAGGCAAAGGCCCTGAATATTTCCGTTTGGGATGGCCAGGAGCAAGGCACCATGAAGATTGGCCTATGGACAAAGGATATGCCGGTGGACCAGATGAAACGGTTCTATGTCGATACCATTGGCGCTATTGCCGACTCGCTCATGCAGGCAACCGATGATGCTGCAATGGGTGGAAAAATTCATGCACTCTGCGGGCAGCTCCTGGCCCACATTAACGGGGAAACGCCGCTGACAACAGATCAGTAAAGCAAGCCGCGCGAGCGGCGCAGCAACAAAAAACCCCGGCTGTTGGCACAGACCGGGGTTTTTTGTTGCAATGACTTCTGTATAATTATCACCGTCTTTTAGCTCGAATAAGGCGGAGAATTCTATCATCCGCTTCTGTAGTTGACACCTGGCCGCGTAGCAGCAGAAACTCATCCAGCAGAAGCAGCAGCAGCAACAGGCACCAGCTCAGGGCGGCTCCCACCAGCAAGCCGGCATATATGGCCGAGCCTACGAGCGTCAGCGTGCTCAGCAGCAGTACTCCCTGCGTAAGCCGCGGCAGAGGACGGGGCTGGCGGG
Above is a window of Hymenobacter sp. J193 DNA encoding:
- the gldC gene encoding gliding motility protein GldC, whose product is MKDSVLTFSIALDENKMPETISWRSSDGKAPEQGIQQAKALNISVWDGQEQGTMKIGLWTKDMPVDQMKRFYVDTIGAIADSLMQATDDAAMGGKIHALCGQLLAHINGETPLTTDQ
- a CDS encoding HNH endonuclease; amino-acid sequence: MCPAPTAAATTDRPKRTQGQNWITPKKRLAIYLRDGFCCAYCGKGIEAGVTLTLDHLKPYSKGGAISDHKNLITACLSCNSARGNRSLKAFVEVSAAYHQREAQEVLAYIRRQVRRVLKTKVAGVMLAQRGSCRKVLDQVQEGGLG